The following coding sequences are from one Geothrix sp. window:
- a CDS encoding bifunctional homocysteine S-methyltransferase/methylenetetrahydrofolate reductase, translating to MTHPTFQQALDAGECFLFDGSTATALHDRGITLQRSFEECNLKSPDLLLAIHGEFLAAGAQVLTTNTWGAGRLKLAARGLDGELDAINRQGVDLAKRAIAQQGARAWVAGCIGPLGVRIEPWGPTSFDEARALFREQATPLIEAGADLIVLEGFEDLNEIHQAILAVQEAGQLPIAALMTTNEDGQALFGAEPDWFIKQLDTWGADMVGLIGGNGPAPHLRLLEKLKAVTAKPIVLQPNPGLPNMVDGRLIYGASPEYLGGFAGRALAAGARAVGGCSGTTPAHIRAMRGAFRQERAFVQGGGGFELKPHEQPQPEVPFAFRSRFSLKLAQNEFIHTVELVPPKGMEYDKLVAKTRQCRALGVDAINVPDGPRAMARMSALATALIIEQQVGLETILHYACRDRNLLGMQSDLLGAAGLGLRNILAVTGDPPKLGPYPQATAVFDVDAIGLVNMLKRLNTGLDLGGASIGKPTSFSVGVGANPVAADLEREKTRFRYKVEAGAQWAITQPVFDAESLFRFLDFTEALDGKGGLPIIAGIWPLKSLRNAEFMANEVPGAYVPPTVLTRMAKWSTAEDQIKEGLAIAQEVIDAIRPRIRGLQLSAPFGQVELVAPLLPKPEAPW from the coding sequence ATGACCCATCCCACCTTCCAGCAGGCCCTCGACGCGGGCGAGTGCTTCCTCTTCGACGGAAGCACCGCCACGGCCCTGCATGACCGCGGGATCACCCTGCAGCGCAGCTTCGAGGAGTGCAACCTCAAGTCACCGGACCTGCTGCTGGCCATCCATGGCGAATTCCTCGCCGCCGGTGCCCAGGTGCTCACCACCAACACCTGGGGGGCGGGTCGGCTGAAGCTCGCGGCCCGGGGCCTCGATGGCGAGCTCGACGCCATCAACCGCCAGGGTGTGGACCTGGCCAAGAGGGCCATCGCCCAGCAGGGCGCCCGGGCCTGGGTGGCCGGCTGCATCGGCCCCCTGGGCGTGCGCATCGAGCCCTGGGGACCCACCTCCTTCGACGAGGCCCGGGCCCTCTTCCGCGAACAGGCCACCCCCCTCATCGAAGCCGGCGCCGATCTCATCGTCCTGGAGGGCTTCGAGGACCTGAACGAGATCCACCAGGCCATCCTTGCGGTGCAGGAGGCGGGCCAGCTGCCCATTGCCGCGCTCATGACCACCAACGAGGACGGCCAGGCCCTCTTCGGCGCCGAGCCGGACTGGTTCATCAAGCAGTTGGATACCTGGGGCGCCGACATGGTGGGCCTCATCGGCGGCAACGGTCCGGCGCCGCACCTCCGCCTGCTGGAAAAGCTGAAGGCCGTCACGGCCAAGCCCATCGTCCTCCAGCCCAACCCGGGCCTGCCCAACATGGTGGATGGCCGCCTGATCTATGGCGCCAGCCCCGAGTACCTGGGCGGCTTCGCCGGGCGCGCCCTGGCGGCGGGTGCCCGCGCCGTGGGTGGCTGCAGCGGCACCACGCCGGCCCACATCCGGGCCATGCGCGGCGCCTTCCGGCAGGAGCGCGCCTTCGTGCAGGGCGGTGGTGGCTTCGAGCTGAAGCCCCACGAGCAGCCCCAGCCCGAGGTGCCCTTCGCCTTCCGCAGCCGCTTCAGCCTGAAGCTGGCCCAGAACGAGTTCATCCACACCGTGGAGCTGGTGCCACCCAAGGGCATGGAGTACGACAAGCTCGTGGCCAAGACCCGCCAGTGCCGGGCCCTGGGCGTGGACGCCATCAACGTGCCGGACGGCCCCCGCGCCATGGCCCGCATGTCGGCCCTGGCCACGGCACTGATCATCGAGCAGCAGGTGGGCCTGGAGACCATCCTCCACTACGCCTGCCGGGACCGGAACCTGCTGGGCATGCAGAGCGACCTGCTGGGAGCGGCAGGCCTGGGCCTGCGCAACATCCTGGCAGTCACCGGCGATCCCCCGAAGCTGGGCCCCTATCCCCAGGCCACCGCGGTCTTCGACGTGGACGCCATCGGCCTGGTGAACATGCTGAAGCGCCTCAACACCGGTCTCGACCTGGGCGGCGCCAGCATCGGCAAGCCGACGTCCTTCAGCGTGGGCGTGGGCGCCAACCCCGTGGCCGCGGACCTGGAGCGGGAGAAGACGCGCTTCCGCTACAAGGTGGAGGCCGGTGCCCAGTGGGCCATCACGCAACCCGTCTTCGACGCCGAAAGCCTGTTCCGCTTCCTCGACTTCACGGAAGCCCTCGACGGCAAGGGCGGCCTGCCCATCATCGCGGGCATCTGGCCCCTCAAGAGCCTGCGCAACGCCGAGTTCATGGCCAACGAGGTGCCCGGTGCCTATGTGCCGCCGACCGTGCTCACGCGCATGGCGAAATGGTCCACCGCCGAGGATCAGATCAAGGAGGGCCTCGCCATCGCCCAGGAGGTCATCGACGCCATCCGCCCCCGCATCCGTGGCCTGCAGCTCTCCGCCCCCTTCGGCCAGGTGGAGCTGGTGGCGCCCCTGCTGCCCAAGCCGGAGGCCCCGTGGTGA
- a CDS encoding 2Fe-2S iron-sulfur cluster-binding protein translates to MVKVHFRLEDLLVEAPAGTSLQRIADAASADITFGCRTGSCGTCRVRVMEGLSHCSEMGPEERDFLGGLNAPPDQRLACQVTVLGDVAIDYLGL, encoded by the coding sequence GTGGTGAAGGTCCACTTCCGCCTGGAGGACCTGCTGGTGGAAGCACCGGCGGGCACGTCCCTGCAGCGCATCGCCGATGCCGCAAGCGCGGACATCACCTTTGGTTGCCGCACGGGCTCCTGCGGCACCTGCCGCGTGCGCGTGATGGAAGGGCTATCTCATTGCAGTGAAATGGGACCCGAAGAACGAGATTTCCTGGGTGGCCTGAACGCGCCCCCCGATCAGCGCCTGGCCTGCCAGGTCACCGTTCTGGGCGATGTCGCTATCGATTACCTGGGGCTTTAA